A window from Haloarchaeobius amylolyticus encodes these proteins:
- a CDS encoding Rieske (2Fe-2S) protein: MAPTRLTSVDEIPENGSYLFTVRESHGSKEEVILVKQPDCVEAWKNFCQHETDQRLDRGMGVAMREGEIICPKHGSMFDACSGDCDNGKAEGLSLVPVDISVNRGVVYLTDDACEFLHEGGIDADDDMPGSSSHLQF, from the coding sequence ATGGCCCCCACGCGACTGACCAGCGTCGACGAGATACCGGAGAACGGTTCGTACCTCTTCACCGTCCGCGAGTCCCACGGCTCGAAGGAGGAGGTCATACTCGTCAAACAGCCCGACTGCGTCGAGGCCTGGAAGAACTTCTGCCAGCACGAGACCGACCAGCGCCTCGACCGCGGGATGGGCGTCGCCATGCGCGAGGGCGAGATCATCTGCCCGAAGCACGGCTCGATGTTCGACGCCTGCTCGGGCGACTGCGACAACGGGAAGGCGGAAGGACTCTCGCTCGTCCCCGTCGACATCAGCGTCAACCGGGGCGTCGTCTACCTGACCGACGACGCCTGCGAGTTCCTCCACGAGGGCGGCATCGACGCCGACGACGACATGCCGGGGTCGTCCTCGCACCTCCAGTTCTGA
- a CDS encoding SDR family NAD(P)-dependent oxidoreductase, producing MTLEGKRAIVTGGTSGIGRATAKRFCDEGAEVIIASRSADTGQHVAEELGCTFVQADVREYDEVVALVEHAVETMGGLDVLVNNAGIGSVTSVEEMELEEWDAVVATDLTGVMHGTRAALSHLKESGGCIVNVASIYGLVGGRGAASYSAAKGGVVNFTQQVAIDYAREGVRVNSVCPGFVDTPMTDDLLESERFQEFLEANTPMGRPADPAEIAPVIAFLASDDASYVTGANVPVDGGWTAH from the coding sequence ATGACGCTCGAAGGCAAACGCGCCATCGTCACCGGCGGGACCTCGGGTATCGGCCGCGCCACCGCGAAGCGGTTCTGCGACGAGGGTGCCGAGGTTATCATCGCCAGCAGGAGCGCCGATACGGGCCAACATGTCGCCGAGGAACTCGGCTGCACGTTCGTCCAGGCCGACGTGCGCGAGTACGACGAGGTGGTCGCACTGGTCGAGCACGCGGTCGAGACCATGGGCGGCCTCGACGTGCTGGTGAACAACGCCGGCATCGGGAGCGTCACCTCGGTCGAGGAGATGGAACTCGAGGAGTGGGACGCCGTCGTCGCCACCGACCTGACGGGCGTGATGCACGGGACCAGGGCGGCACTCTCGCACCTGAAAGAGTCCGGTGGCTGTATCGTCAACGTCGCCTCCATCTACGGGCTGGTCGGCGGGCGTGGTGCGGCCTCGTACTCGGCCGCGAAGGGCGGTGTCGTCAACTTCACCCAGCAGGTCGCCATCGACTACGCCCGCGAGGGCGTCCGGGTGAACAGCGTCTGTCCGGGGTTCGTCGATACCCCGATGACCGACGACCTGCTCGAATCCGAGCGCTTCCAGGAGTTCCTTGAGGCGAACACGCCGATGGGGCGGCCCGCCGACCCGGCGGAGATCGCGCCAGTCATCGCCTTCCTCGCCTCTGACGACGCGTCGTACGTGACCGGCGCGAACGTCCCGGTCGACGGGGGCTGGACCGCCCACTGA
- a CDS encoding M23 family metallopeptidase, with protein sequence MTEKTTASAEPPGDAGPTESLRQLARRVLSWLAARNMFVVMAGFFLLGFLANRVPALAPHAWVFFLTGGLLPMLLATIPTEHDGYEYEMSNVARAKYLLTQLVWAITPWGLYTQALQIGGTLFAYVRYRGRLPNRERHVPETDLSLPLEGEWTTANGGVTKPTSHSWGIVSQRYAYDFVVAGEDGETHEGDGTALTDYHAFGEPLLAPADGTVVKTEDSLRDFPRPGSGWLEWRTWNIAGNHVVIEHADGEYSMLAHLKQGSVAVEPGEEVTRGQVVGECGNSGFSSEPHLHFQLMDSQNFWFAAGLVPRFVETVVSRDDDRREGRDVYETAREDADWRYLWAGDRVVTERD encoded by the coding sequence ATGACAGAGAAGACAACCGCGAGCGCCGAGCCGCCGGGCGACGCCGGCCCGACCGAGTCCCTCCGACAGCTGGCACGACGAGTGCTGTCGTGGCTCGCCGCCCGCAACATGTTCGTCGTCATGGCCGGGTTCTTCCTGCTCGGGTTCCTCGCGAACCGGGTCCCCGCACTGGCACCACACGCATGGGTGTTCTTCCTCACCGGTGGGCTCCTGCCGATGCTGCTCGCCACAATCCCGACCGAACACGACGGCTACGAGTACGAGATGTCGAACGTCGCCCGGGCGAAGTACCTCCTCACGCAGCTGGTCTGGGCGATAACCCCGTGGGGACTCTACACCCAGGCCCTCCAGATCGGCGGTACCCTGTTCGCCTACGTCAGGTACCGCGGCCGCCTCCCGAACCGGGAGCGACACGTCCCCGAGACCGACCTCTCCCTGCCACTGGAGGGTGAGTGGACGACCGCCAACGGCGGCGTCACCAAACCGACCTCGCACTCGTGGGGCATCGTCTCCCAGCGCTACGCCTACGACTTCGTCGTGGCGGGCGAGGACGGCGAGACCCACGAGGGCGACGGGACCGCCCTGACGGACTACCACGCCTTCGGCGAACCCCTCCTCGCCCCCGCCGACGGGACCGTCGTGAAGACCGAGGATTCGCTGCGTGACTTCCCGCGACCAGGCTCGGGCTGGCTGGAGTGGCGCACCTGGAACATCGCGGGCAACCACGTCGTCATCGAGCACGCCGACGGCGAGTACAGCATGCTCGCACACCTCAAACAGGGGAGCGTCGCCGTCGAACCCGGCGAGGAGGTCACTCGCGGGCAGGTCGTCGGCGAGTGTGGCAACTCCGGGTTCTCCTCCGAACCCCACCTGCACTTCCAGCTCATGGACAGCCAGAACTTCTGGTTCGCCGCCGGGCTGGTGCCCCGGTTCGTCGAGACGGTCGTCTCCCGCGACGACGACCGCCGCGAGGGCCGGGACGTGTACGAGACAGCCCGCGAGGACGCGGACTGGCGCTACCTCTGGGCCGGCGACAGGGTCGTCACCGAACGGGATTGA
- a CDS encoding DUF7351 domain-containing protein, whose protein sequence is MSDDHEQAGGPREAFELLGHDLRLEILLAFLDRWRAAHTEPQRYSDLMRAVDLQDSGKFNYHLGRLRGSYLRQTEDGYVPTASATALHRAVLANRPTEAAPRSTIDSEVACPECGGETTATYEGDFFSLRCPSCDDLVDGFTYPFPKNGLDGRSDEAVLQAVYDRARTQVGLARRGQCPDCAGTTTVTIGPDALDDPDAYPVGISCETCTWIVESGFYLPLLSDAGVAAGLVDVGLPVEEAFHWEFPDPEACVVDDDPMTVELRVEAEDGTATVVVDGDLDVQSVDVTEESG, encoded by the coding sequence ATGTCGGACGACCACGAGCAGGCCGGCGGGCCACGGGAGGCGTTCGAACTCCTCGGGCACGACCTCCGCCTCGAGATACTGCTCGCGTTCCTGGACCGCTGGCGGGCGGCCCACACCGAGCCACAGCGCTACTCGGACCTGATGCGCGCCGTCGACCTGCAGGACAGCGGGAAGTTCAACTACCACCTCGGGCGCCTCCGCGGGAGCTACCTGCGACAGACCGAGGACGGCTACGTGCCGACCGCCAGCGCGACGGCCCTCCACCGCGCCGTGCTCGCCAACCGGCCGACCGAGGCCGCGCCACGGTCGACCATCGACTCCGAAGTCGCCTGTCCCGAGTGTGGGGGCGAGACCACCGCCACCTACGAGGGTGACTTCTTCTCGCTCCGGTGTCCCTCCTGCGACGACCTCGTCGACGGGTTCACCTACCCCTTCCCGAAGAACGGCCTCGACGGGCGGAGCGACGAGGCGGTGTTGCAGGCGGTGTACGACCGCGCCCGGACCCAGGTCGGGCTGGCGCGTCGGGGGCAGTGTCCCGACTGTGCGGGGACGACGACCGTCACCATCGGGCCCGATGCCCTCGACGACCCCGACGCCTATCCGGTCGGAATCTCCTGCGAGACGTGCACGTGGATCGTCGAGTCCGGGTTCTACCTGCCACTGCTCTCGGACGCAGGCGTCGCGGCAGGACTGGTCGACGTCGGCCTCCCGGTCGAGGAGGCGTTCCACTGGGAGTTCCCCGACCCGGAAGCGTGCGTCGTCGACGACGACCCCATGACGGTCGAACTCCGAGTCGAAGCCGAAGACGGGACGGCGACCGTCGTGGTCGACGGGGACCTCGACGTCCAGTCAGTGGACGTCACCGAGGAAAGCGGGTAG
- a CDS encoding universal stress protein yields MYERILVPTDGSEAALTAAECAAALARRFGAAVDVVHVPEQRERLFAPSEAEATAAAAEHVEETRAVVTEAGIEPTTAILDEPDQIHEVLARYVDDNDVDCIVMGTHGRTGFDRYVLGSVTERTIRTASVPVVTVHEETAMPAEAAFERLLVPTDGSESAMAAAEHAATFASAMDADIHVINAVDTTAAPGGVESAYITDELENAGEQAIERLGAHIESSGGTVTKSSVVHGSPYRAIVEYAEENDVDCIVMGTHGRTGLDRYLLGSVTERVVRLASVPVVTVHAPDQPV; encoded by the coding sequence ATGTACGAGAGGATACTGGTGCCGACGGACGGGAGCGAGGCTGCACTGACCGCGGCCGAGTGTGCGGCCGCGCTGGCACGGCGGTTCGGGGCGGCCGTCGACGTGGTGCACGTACCGGAGCAACGAGAGCGCCTGTTCGCCCCCTCGGAGGCCGAGGCCACGGCGGCGGCCGCGGAGCACGTCGAGGAGACCCGGGCGGTCGTGACGGAGGCAGGCATCGAGCCGACCACCGCCATCCTCGACGAACCGGACCAGATTCACGAGGTGCTGGCCCGGTACGTCGACGACAACGACGTGGACTGCATCGTGATGGGGACCCACGGGCGCACCGGCTTCGACCGGTACGTCCTCGGGAGCGTCACGGAACGGACCATCCGCACCGCGTCCGTCCCTGTCGTCACGGTCCACGAGGAGACCGCCATGCCGGCCGAGGCCGCCTTCGAGCGACTGCTCGTGCCGACCGACGGGAGCGAGAGCGCCATGGCCGCCGCGGAGCACGCGGCCACGTTCGCCAGCGCGATGGACGCCGATATCCACGTCATCAACGCCGTCGATACGACCGCCGCCCCCGGCGGCGTCGAATCGGCCTACATCACCGACGAACTCGAGAACGCCGGCGAGCAGGCCATCGAACGCCTCGGGGCACACATCGAGTCCAGTGGTGGCACCGTGACGAAGTCGAGCGTCGTCCACGGGTCGCCCTACCGCGCCATCGTCGAGTACGCCGAGGAGAACGACGTGGACTGCATCGTGATGGGGACCCACGGCCGGACGGGACTGGACCGCTACCTGCTCGGGAGCGTCACCGAACGCGTCGTCAGGCTGGCCTCGGTGCCCGTCGTGACGGTCCACGCGCCCGACCAGCCGGTCTGA
- a CDS encoding DUF7836 family putative zinc-binding protein gives MQQAWIQLRCPACEEGWEANPADLPEPKQEYTCKHCDDTRKMAEFTQTQTDLRILKEFHGV, from the coding sequence ATGCAACAAGCGTGGATTCAGCTGCGGTGTCCGGCGTGTGAGGAAGGGTGGGAAGCGAACCCGGCTGACCTCCCCGAGCCGAAGCAGGAGTACACGTGCAAGCACTGCGACGATACCCGCAAGATGGCGGAGTTCACGCAGACCCAGACGGACCTGCGCATCCTGAAGGAGTTCCACGGGGTCTGA
- a CDS encoding MATE family efflux transporter, with amino-acid sequence MRRLPNPIRLLLLWIGFGLARLGLLRRDHVKRTTELSWPRIVTGIARMSKNAVDVAMVGIAIGPLAISGVGLASPFWGIAFSLGGGFAAGTIALVSQRYGADAHDELAQAIRSSVLLVVVVTIPVMTVFHFFPTQLIDVLSSDPQVVDLGAQYLRVLSFGVPFAALNLIGSRIYIGVDDAWTPMLLRSGGAVANVALNAVFIFELGMGVTGAALGTVLANVLVTTTFVVALLSGRLPGVGALPVQVSPIGRYADLENLRQLVKIGVPVIGRNMVWTVAKFPMLAIVGMFGSTVLAAYVISRRIWGIMNTPGWGFALASSSLVGQELGAGDEAEAESYARGVIVFSVATYAVAGLLVGVFAEPIVRLFVDNPNDPAVPIAVALVYAACFAVVGQGVKSATAGPLDASGDTRWPFYSQVLGMFGFTIPVAYLGATTALGLFGLYLSFAAETFVPAAINYYRFSTGKWKAISREYRPDQPMADD; translated from the coding sequence ATGCGCAGACTTCCGAACCCGATTCGCCTGTTGCTCCTCTGGATAGGGTTCGGACTCGCCCGGCTCGGCCTGCTCCGGCGCGACCACGTGAAGCGGACCACGGAACTCTCCTGGCCGCGCATCGTCACCGGCATCGCCCGGATGTCGAAGAACGCGGTCGACGTGGCGATGGTCGGCATCGCCATCGGGCCGCTGGCCATCTCCGGCGTCGGGCTGGCGTCGCCGTTCTGGGGCATCGCCTTCTCGCTCGGCGGCGGCTTCGCCGCGGGTACCATCGCGCTCGTCTCCCAGCGATACGGCGCGGACGCCCACGACGAGCTCGCACAGGCCATCCGGTCGAGCGTCCTCCTCGTGGTGGTGGTGACCATCCCGGTCATGACTGTCTTCCACTTCTTCCCGACCCAGCTTATCGACGTGCTCTCCAGCGACCCGCAGGTCGTCGACCTCGGGGCCCAGTACCTCCGGGTACTCTCCTTCGGCGTCCCCTTCGCCGCGCTCAACCTCATCGGGAGCCGCATCTACATCGGCGTCGACGACGCCTGGACCCCGATGCTGCTTCGCTCCGGTGGGGCCGTGGCGAACGTCGCGCTCAACGCCGTCTTCATCTTCGAACTCGGCATGGGCGTGACGGGGGCCGCCCTCGGGACCGTCCTCGCGAACGTCCTCGTGACGACCACCTTCGTCGTCGCACTGCTGTCAGGTCGCCTGCCGGGCGTCGGGGCGCTCCCGGTCCAGGTATCGCCCATCGGCCGGTACGCCGACCTCGAGAACCTCCGCCAGCTCGTCAAGATCGGCGTGCCGGTCATCGGCCGCAACATGGTCTGGACGGTCGCGAAGTTCCCGATGCTCGCCATCGTCGGCATGTTCGGGTCGACCGTCCTCGCGGCCTACGTCATCAGCCGGCGCATCTGGGGCATCATGAACACGCCCGGCTGGGGCTTCGCGCTGGCGTCGAGCAGCCTCGTCGGGCAGGAACTCGGTGCCGGCGACGAGGCCGAGGCGGAGTCCTACGCAAGGGGCGTCATCGTGTTCTCGGTTGCGACCTACGCCGTCGCCGGTCTGCTCGTCGGCGTCTTCGCGGAACCCATCGTCCGGCTGTTCGTCGACAACCCGAACGACCCGGCGGTCCCCATCGCGGTGGCGCTGGTCTACGCCGCCTGCTTCGCGGTGGTCGGCCAGGGCGTCAAGTCCGCGACCGCGGGGCCGCTCGACGCCAGTGGCGACACGCGCTGGCCGTTCTACAGCCAGGTGCTCGGGATGTTCGGGTTCACCATCCCGGTCGCCTACCTCGGCGCGACGACGGCGCTGGGGCTGTTCGGGCTGTACCTGTCGTTCGCGGCCGAGACGTTCGTGCCCGCCGCCATCAACTACTACCGGTTCTCGACGGGCAAGTGGAAGGCCATCAGCCGGGAGTACCGGCCGGACCAGCCGATGGCCGACGATTGA
- the acs gene encoding acetate--CoA ligase, whose product MSDGRDPAVSAGAPDRESVAPPPSFVAQANVTDPDIYREFDEEWPECWRRAADRLTWTSQYDSVLSTADGIDWFPGGELNASYNCVDRHVEAGRKNHAAIKWEGKLGETRTYTYQDLYREVNAFAAALREMGVEEDDVVTLYMPVLPELVVAMLACARIGAVHSVVFAGFSADALATRMENAGSALLITCDGYYRRGTAVDLKSKADNACLSVSQDVDQVVVDRLEGPSYPGDHRSYEDCIDAHDGEVVEPVARESGDLLFYIYTSGTTGEPTEVRHTTGGYLSHVAWTSHAVFDLEPSDTHWCTADVGWITGHSYVVYGPLAIGATTVLFEGTPDPPGKDRFWEVIERNAVDVFYTAPTSIRAFMKWGEEVPARHDLSSLRLLGSVGESIDATAWEWYHEHIGGGECPIVDTWWQTETGGVMLSTLPGVDEMRPGSVGRPLPGIDAEVVDEFGEEAPTGESGQLVVTKPWPGMPVALREGTDWARTARGDPDDEHWAYSTGDGAVADEDGYVTLLGRLDDVVNVSGRRLGTTEIESAIIGVEGIAEAAVVGGEDDLKGTTIHAYVSPAANVAGTDDLRQQVRAAVEDAIGPVAVPEEITFTSALPKTRSGKILRRYLEAIANGEQPEDTSSLRNPEVVGELESLVDE is encoded by the coding sequence ATGTCCGACGGGAGGGACCCCGCAGTTTCGGCCGGCGCGCCCGACCGCGAGTCGGTCGCACCGCCGCCGTCGTTCGTCGCACAGGCGAACGTGACGGACCCCGACATCTACCGGGAGTTCGACGAGGAGTGGCCGGAGTGCTGGCGACGTGCGGCCGACAGGCTGACCTGGACCAGCCAGTACGATTCCGTGCTCTCGACAGCGGATGGCATCGACTGGTTCCCGGGCGGGGAACTCAACGCCTCGTACAACTGCGTCGACCGCCACGTCGAGGCCGGGCGGAAGAACCACGCCGCCATCAAGTGGGAGGGCAAACTCGGCGAGACCCGTACCTACACCTACCAGGACCTCTACCGGGAGGTGAACGCCTTCGCGGCCGCCCTCCGAGAGATGGGCGTCGAGGAGGACGACGTGGTGACGCTCTACATGCCGGTCCTCCCCGAACTCGTGGTCGCGATGCTGGCGTGTGCCCGCATCGGCGCGGTCCACTCGGTCGTCTTCGCGGGCTTCTCCGCGGACGCGCTCGCGACGCGCATGGAGAACGCGGGGTCGGCGTTGCTCATCACCTGTGACGGCTACTATCGCCGGGGCACCGCGGTCGACCTCAAGAGCAAGGCGGACAACGCCTGCCTCTCTGTCTCGCAGGACGTCGACCAGGTCGTCGTGGACCGACTCGAGGGGCCCAGCTACCCCGGCGACCACCGCAGCTACGAGGACTGCATCGACGCCCACGACGGGGAGGTCGTCGAGCCGGTCGCCCGCGAGTCCGGCGACCTGCTGTTCTACATCTACACCTCCGGGACGACCGGCGAACCGACCGAGGTCCGCCACACGACCGGCGGCTACCTCTCGCACGTCGCCTGGACGAGCCACGCCGTCTTCGACCTCGAGCCGAGCGACACCCACTGGTGTACCGCCGACGTGGGCTGGATCACCGGGCACTCCTACGTGGTGTACGGCCCCCTCGCCATCGGCGCGACGACCGTCCTCTTCGAGGGGACGCCCGACCCGCCCGGCAAGGACCGCTTCTGGGAGGTCATCGAGCGCAACGCGGTCGACGTGTTCTACACCGCCCCCACGTCCATCCGGGCGTTCATGAAGTGGGGCGAGGAGGTCCCCGCGAGACACGACCTCTCCAGCCTGCGCCTGCTCGGGTCGGTCGGGGAGAGCATCGACGCGACCGCCTGGGAGTGGTACCACGAGCACATCGGGGGCGGCGAGTGCCCCATCGTGGACACGTGGTGGCAGACCGAGACCGGCGGCGTGATGCTGTCGACGCTGCCCGGCGTCGACGAGATGCGACCCGGGTCGGTCGGTCGCCCCCTCCCCGGCATCGACGCCGAGGTCGTCGACGAGTTCGGCGAGGAAGCCCCGACAGGGGAATCGGGCCAGCTCGTCGTGACGAAGCCTTGGCCCGGCATGCCCGTGGCCCTCCGTGAGGGGACCGACTGGGCCCGGACCGCCCGCGGCGACCCCGACGACGAGCACTGGGCGTACTCGACGGGAGACGGCGCGGTCGCGGACGAGGACGGCTACGTCACCCTGCTCGGCCGGCTGGACGACGTGGTGAACGTCTCCGGCCGCCGACTGGGCACCACCGAGATAGAGTCGGCCATCATCGGCGTCGAGGGCATCGCCGAGGCCGCCGTCGTCGGCGGCGAGGACGACCTGAAGGGGACGACCATCCACGCCTACGTCAGCCCGGCCGCGAACGTCGCCGGGACCGACGACCTGCGCCAGCAGGTCCGGGCGGCCGTCGAGGACGCCATCGGCCCGGTCGCGGTGCCCGAGGAGATCACGTTCACCTCCGCGCTCCCGAAGACCCGGTCCGGCAAGATACTCCGCCGGTACCTCGAGGCCATCGCCAACGGCGAACAGCCCGAGGACACGAGTTCGCTCCGCAATCCCGAGGTCGTCGGCGAACTCGAGTCGCTCGTCGACGAGTGA
- a CDS encoding bacterio-opsin activator domain-containing protein, with translation MSPGQHDECLTPREFDALRRATETYREDLVVSLAGLVGLRPAELARLRPGDLTEHVWNGQTHHLLTVRETPGDEGDGQQETRRAYVPDRVAHDLRKFANAEGVAEDDPLFDVSARRLQMLVSQAADRTDDDRLAAVSSRDLRQHFAHRSLVYDGVPARVVQAVGGWNSLESLDQFLTDPDESDIVAAFAGESGTSRTSQAAGRHDAWNHPEPARQRQQSGSAELVDCVDALGQALADAATRDEVETAACGALADHFAGVWLCDEEGTVRAHAGTGLGDESDTAVGEAIVEADAIRSLTDDAQEAVVVPAPAGALPTGAGHSLCIVAVRAGETVHGLLCAATRATDDSTRRVLVDAGRRVGRTLTGVERKRLLLADTGVELTFRCADRRSFLVDTAVALDCTLELEGVVPGNDGSLLHFVTVDGASVGDVLEHADGTGAVAGSRLVRDYGEHALLEFVVDGPAIAPTLVERGGTVRSLSVQDGNARVTSVFSDRTDVRAVVDAVTDAFADSRLLAKREVEQPVPTTAEVEQVVDEDLTEKQRTVLRAAFLAGYFEWPRGSTAEELAASMDISSPTLHNHLRKAQQKLLTAVFEDTDRPVDRG, from the coding sequence ATGTCACCCGGCCAGCACGACGAGTGCCTGACCCCTCGGGAGTTCGACGCTCTCAGGCGCGCCACCGAGACCTACCGCGAGGACCTGGTGGTGTCGCTGGCGGGACTCGTCGGGCTGCGGCCGGCCGAGCTGGCCCGCCTGCGCCCGGGTGACCTGACGGAACACGTCTGGAACGGACAGACCCACCACCTGCTCACGGTCCGGGAGACGCCCGGCGACGAGGGCGACGGCCAGCAGGAGACCCGCCGCGCGTACGTCCCGGACCGCGTCGCCCACGACCTCCGGAAGTTCGCGAACGCAGAGGGCGTCGCCGAGGACGACCCGCTGTTCGACGTGAGCGCCCGGCGCCTCCAGATGCTCGTCTCGCAGGCGGCAGACCGGACCGACGACGACCGCCTCGCCGCGGTCTCCTCGCGGGACCTGCGCCAGCACTTCGCGCACCGGTCGCTCGTCTACGACGGCGTCCCGGCCCGGGTCGTGCAGGCGGTCGGCGGCTGGAACAGCCTGGAGAGCCTCGACCAGTTCCTCACCGACCCCGACGAATCGGACATCGTGGCGGCCTTCGCCGGGGAGTCGGGGACCAGTAGGACGTCGCAGGCGGCCGGAAGACACGACGCATGGAACCACCCCGAACCAGCCCGCCAGCGCCAGCAGTCCGGGTCCGCCGAGCTGGTCGACTGCGTCGACGCGCTCGGGCAGGCGCTGGCCGACGCGGCGACCCGAGACGAGGTCGAGACCGCGGCCTGTGGGGCGCTCGCGGACCACTTCGCGGGCGTCTGGCTCTGCGACGAGGAGGGGACGGTGCGCGCGCACGCCGGGACCGGTCTCGGCGACGAGTCGGACACGGCGGTCGGGGAGGCCATCGTCGAGGCCGACGCCATCCGGAGCCTCACCGACGACGCCCAGGAGGCGGTGGTCGTCCCCGCACCTGCGGGGGCGCTGCCGACCGGTGCCGGCCACTCCCTCTGTATCGTCGCCGTTCGCGCCGGCGAGACGGTCCACGGCCTCCTCTGCGCGGCGACCCGGGCCACCGACGATTCGACCAGACGGGTGCTGGTCGACGCCGGTCGGCGGGTCGGCCGGACCCTCACCGGCGTCGAGCGAAAGCGCCTCCTGCTGGCGGACACCGGCGTCGAGTTGACCTTCCGGTGTGCGGACCGGCGCTCGTTCCTCGTCGACACCGCGGTCGCGCTCGACTGCACCCTCGAACTGGAGGGCGTGGTCCCGGGGAACGACGGCTCCCTCTTGCACTTCGTCACGGTCGACGGCGCGAGCGTCGGCGACGTGCTGGAGCACGCCGACGGGACCGGCGCGGTCGCCGGGAGCCGTCTCGTCCGGGACTACGGCGAGCACGCCCTGCTGGAGTTCGTCGTCGACGGGCCGGCCATCGCGCCGACGCTGGTCGAACGCGGCGGGACGGTCCGCAGCCTCAGCGTGCAGGACGGGAACGCCCGCGTGACCAGCGTCTTCTCGGACCGGACCGACGTCCGGGCCGTCGTCGATGCCGTGACCGACGCCTTCGCCGATTCGCGGCTGCTGGCCAAGCGCGAGGTCGAACAGCCGGTTCCGACGACCGCGGAGGTCGAACAGGTCGTCGACGAGGACCTCACGGAGAAGCAACGGACCGTCCTCCGGGCGGCGTTCCTCGCCGGCTACTTCGAGTGGCCGCGCGGGAGCACCGCCGAGGAGCTGGCCGCCTCGATGGACATCTCCTCGCCGACCCTGCACAACCACCTCCGGAAGGCCCAGCAGAAGCTACTGACCGCGGTGTTCGAGGACACCGACCGTCCCGTCGACCGGGGCTAA